A DNA window from Shewanella baltica contains the following coding sequences:
- a CDS encoding replication protein, whose translation MLQESINSVNHDAGGSNVVPLRPVADHKQQARGGVVKADLDDGYLRLSNTLVDALCRTKLSDRESRVVFAVIRRTYGYGKATDWVCLEQLSDMTGITTSNICHAIKSLTARDIIIKDGRKVGVNPIVSAWQDKKSHSINGKKSTIKTDNIIVDSDNAIVETDSVGCQNREIQKKDTNTKEIQKISSSNIAVAMADTQIKPDAAVQTPNGKLWGTQDDLTCAEYIFNKVLIVNPTAKQPNWPDWANQVRLMRVQDKRTHHEICKLFKFANSDSFWASNVLCPKTLRKQWDKLNAKLLARTSHETTANDSAAHNQRYENPTARVFRELREMAEQLEQSTDHYGSGHTIDADYEPVQS comes from the coding sequence ATGTTACAAGAATCAATTAATAGCGTCAATCATGATGCTGGTGGCAGCAATGTGGTGCCGTTACGGCCCGTTGCTGACCACAAACAACAAGCGCGGGGTGGGGTGGTGAAAGCAGACTTGGATGATGGTTATTTACGACTCTCCAATACGCTGGTGGATGCCCTGTGCCGAACGAAATTGAGTGATCGTGAAAGCCGTGTTGTGTTTGCGGTTATCCGTAGAACCTACGGTTATGGCAAGGCCACTGATTGGGTTTGCTTAGAGCAATTATCCGACATGACGGGTATTACAACGAGCAATATTTGTCATGCGATTAAGTCGCTTACTGCGCGCGATATCATCATAAAAGATGGCCGTAAAGTTGGTGTTAACCCGATTGTTTCGGCGTGGCAAGACAAGAAGTCGCATTCGATTAACGGTAAAAAATCCACTATTAAAACCGACAATATTATTGTCGATTCTGACAATGCCATTGTCGAAACCGACAGCGTAGGTTGTCAGAACCGAGAGATACAAAAGAAAGACACTAATACAAAAGAAATACAAAAGATCTCTTCGTCGAACATTGCTGTCGCAATGGCCGACACACAGATAAAACCCGATGCCGCTGTTCAAACTCCAAACGGAAAGCTTTGGGGTACTCAGGACGACTTAACCTGTGCTGAGTACATCTTCAACAAAGTCCTGATTGTTAACCCCACTGCAAAGCAGCCTAACTGGCCTGACTGGGCAAACCAAGTGCGCTTAATGCGCGTGCAAGACAAACGCACTCACCATGAAATCTGCAAGCTGTTTAAGTTTGCCAATAGCGACTCATTTTGGGCGAGCAACGTGTTATGCCCAAAAACCCTACGTAAACAATGGGACAAACTTAACGCCAAACTGCTAGCGAGAACATCACATGAAACCACTGCAAACGATTCTGCCGCACACAATCAACGCTATGAGAACCCCACAGCCAGAGTATTCCGCGAACTGCGGGAAATGGCAGAGCAGCTCGAGCAGTCAACAGATCACTACGGTAGTGGCCACACAATTGATGCCGACTATGAACCTGTACAGTCGTGA
- a CDS encoding S24 family peptidase, whose translation MDMSERIKRRMRALSLKSVDLVKQTGASKGAISHWVNGTSQPSGENLFSLARCLQCSPEWLLTGEDEDKKSEVREANAHWHPGFELWDNDTPLRDDEVALPFFREVELAAGNGSTFIQENGDFKLRFAKSTLKKSNVDPQYAACVTVSGDSMLPVLQHGTTVGVDTSKKTIIDGKMYAIDHDGMLRVKMLYRIPGRGIRVKSYNNDEYPDEIIQPDQMSNFKIIGWVFWWSVLNVWNN comes from the coding sequence ATGGATATGTCAGAACGAATCAAGAGACGGATGCGAGCACTTAGCTTGAAATCCGTTGACTTAGTAAAACAAACAGGCGCCTCTAAAGGTGCCATTAGTCATTGGGTAAATGGCACAAGCCAACCATCAGGTGAAAACTTATTTTCGTTGGCACGTTGCTTACAGTGCTCGCCAGAATGGTTGCTTACGGGTGAAGATGAAGACAAAAAGTCGGAAGTGAGAGAGGCGAATGCGCATTGGCATCCGGGCTTTGAACTATGGGATAACGATACGCCATTAAGAGATGATGAAGTGGCATTACCGTTTTTTCGTGAAGTCGAATTGGCCGCAGGTAATGGTTCTACCTTTATCCAAGAAAATGGCGATTTCAAACTGCGGTTTGCTAAATCAACCCTTAAAAAGAGTAATGTTGATCCGCAATATGCGGCCTGTGTGACGGTCTCTGGTGACAGTATGCTGCCAGTTCTACAGCACGGCACTACTGTCGGCGTCGATACCAGTAAAAAAACCATCATCGATGGTAAAATGTATGCCATTGATCACGACGGCATGTTGCGAGTGAAAATGCTCTATCGCATACCTGGTCGCGGCATTCGCGTTAAAAGTTACAACAACGACGAATATCCAGATGAAATTATCCAACCAGATCAAATGAGTAATTTCAAAATTATTGGCTGGGTGTTCTGGTGGTCGGTTTTAAACGTTTGGAATAACTAG
- a CDS encoding replication protein P encodes MNLYSRDFSNRFGAELGSVVAEFVSKIGEAGLSVGEVMIGIEAFKQRAATAPWSVNPAEFVAMCTPTPEQLGLPSAEQAYRECCSHGRWPSEHNWSHGAVFAAGRETGWYELQNRTEQQTWPLFKRNYEVMCRRAVKGESFDACIPKALAAPVNKPVENQKACSIIADLRQKFGLRTANGSGN; translated from the coding sequence ATGAACCTGTACAGTCGTGATTTTAGCAATCGGTTTGGTGCTGAGCTTGGCAGTGTAGTGGCGGAGTTTGTTAGCAAAATTGGCGAGGCAGGTTTGAGTGTGGGTGAGGTGATGATCGGTATTGAGGCGTTTAAACAACGCGCAGCGACCGCGCCGTGGAGCGTTAACCCAGCCGAGTTCGTTGCTATGTGTACGCCTACGCCTGAACAGTTGGGCTTGCCTAGTGCAGAACAAGCTTACCGGGAGTGTTGTTCACATGGTCGATGGCCGAGTGAGCACAATTGGAGCCATGGCGCTGTATTTGCCGCTGGCCGTGAAACGGGTTGGTATGAGCTGCAAAACCGTACTGAGCAGCAAACGTGGCCTTTGTTTAAACGTAATTACGAGGTGATGTGCCGCCGCGCGGTGAAGGGTGAAAGCTTTGATGCGTGCATTCCTAAGGCGCTTGCTGCCCCTGTAAACAAGCCAGTTGAAAATCAAAAGGCATGTTCGATTATCGCTGATCTGCGCCAAAAGTTTGGGCTAAGGACTGCCAATGGCTCTGGCAATTAA
- a CDS encoding tyrosine-type recombinase/integrase translates to MAVTCIALSDAAIKRAVADQSITEIRDPRFPLRLRLASSRSRGSWHLITYKDGKANWAKVADWPLVSAKAMLDDLPSLSMQHRQDQSVKFNTWLSCGGLLNWYLSRSQTDTSLSLKRKRNIKCAITKHLIPVLGDVMLSELNHHKVDELLIWPLQARYALGSVRQYYAILSKAFKQATVLKLISDDPLASLSFTDFISTPIATKPPKLQSTDLLQLLTNIGNANDGAAMLIFIMLAYGTRIGETRLLRWTYYDEANAKLVIPADITKTHAQLTIPITPLMADVLRWHKSTQEAAGYRGGYLFPHPCRNGGLDERSANSLVKQVSNSEWTAHDLRKLARSCWADLGIDYMVAEQMLNHSMTKLDQAYIHTYLADQKRAAIELWHSHLMAIYNPFIGRVNQDSAKTGINCKTA, encoded by the coding sequence ATGGCCGTGACCTGTATTGCGTTAAGTGACGCCGCCATTAAACGGGCGGTTGCCGATCAGTCTATTACTGAAATCAGGGACCCAAGGTTTCCGCTGCGACTGCGTTTGGCGAGTTCACGCAGTCGTGGTAGCTGGCATTTAATTACTTATAAAGACGGCAAGGCAAATTGGGCTAAGGTTGCCGACTGGCCGCTAGTGAGCGCTAAGGCCATGCTGGATGATTTACCGTCGCTCAGCATGCAGCATAGGCAAGATCAGAGTGTGAAATTTAACACCTGGCTAAGTTGCGGCGGGTTATTGAATTGGTATTTAAGCCGGTCACAAACCGATACCAGTTTATCGTTGAAGCGTAAACGCAACATCAAGTGCGCCATCACCAAGCACTTAATCCCTGTGCTGGGTGATGTGATGCTGAGTGAGCTTAATCATCATAAGGTTGATGAACTATTGATTTGGCCTCTACAGGCTCGTTACGCATTGGGCAGCGTTCGCCAGTATTACGCGATTTTAAGTAAGGCCTTCAAACAGGCGACAGTGCTTAAGTTGATTAGTGATGATCCGCTGGCATCATTGAGTTTTACCGATTTTATCTCGACACCCATTGCGACTAAGCCGCCAAAACTACAATCCACTGATCTGCTGCAGCTGCTGACGAATATAGGTAATGCTAACGATGGCGCCGCCATGCTTATATTTATCATGCTGGCTTACGGTACCCGTATCGGTGAAACCCGTTTACTGCGCTGGACCTACTACGACGAGGCCAATGCTAAGTTGGTTATCCCTGCCGACATTACTAAGACGCATGCCCAACTGACTATCCCGATCACCCCATTAATGGCTGATGTATTACGTTGGCATAAATCCACGCAGGAAGCTGCAGGGTATCGCGGCGGGTATTTATTTCCGCATCCTTGCCGCAATGGTGGATTAGATGAACGGTCGGCGAATAGTTTGGTTAAGCAAGTGAGTAACAGTGAATGGACTGCCCATGATTTACGCAAGCTAGCAAGGTCGTGTTGGGCTGACTTAGGAATTGATTACATGGTGGCAGAGCAGATGTTAAACCACTCGATGACCAAGCTAGATCAAGCCTACATTCATACCTATTTAGCAGACCAAAAGAGAGCAGCAATTGAGTTGTGGCACAGTCATTTAATGGCAATTTACAACCCATTTATTGGTCGTGTGAATCAAGACAGTGCCAAGACAGGAATTAATTGTAAAACAGCTTAA
- a CDS encoding HEAT repeat domain-containing protein, translating into MLNIVTIFLVEHKVIMNLAVKEIVEIYTSNPNYRAEVIDSLGYAGGDDAVEAIMRIYALHPNFIEAVLKALGRAGGDKAVQSIMSIYRIHPNFRAKVLEALGQAGRGCK; encoded by the coding sequence ATGCTAAATATTGTGACTATTTTTCTAGTTGAACATAAGGTAATCATGAATTTAGCAGTAAAGGAAATTGTAGAAATTTATACTTCTAATCCTAATTATAGGGCTGAAGTTATCGATTCTCTTGGGTATGCGGGTGGTGATGATGCCGTTGAAGCTATTATGCGTATCTATGCACTTCATCCTAATTTTATAGAAGCAGTTCTAAAAGCTTTAGGGAGAGCAGGTGGTGATAAAGCGGTACAATCCATAATGAGTATTTATCGAATACACCCTAACTTTAGGGCGAAAGTTTTGGAGGCCTTAGGGCAAGCAGGAAGAGGCTGTAAATAA
- a CDS encoding DUF2528 family protein, which produces MAIRKVKISLDQWDIQSELVFEVNDDVFTEKLAAEINNFWSGDEDRLEKSGASVIDAALKLYAAECFQLVAFNNFYDEEYVTKKFDWSRGEGVEGFPSFSDAGIKLIEIGNWGVDFDFVKIAK; this is translated from the coding sequence ATGGCAATTCGTAAAGTAAAAATATCGCTAGACCAGTGGGATATACAGTCTGAGCTCGTTTTTGAGGTTAATGATGATGTTTTCACTGAAAAACTTGCTGCGGAAATTAACAATTTTTGGAGTGGTGATGAAGACAGGCTAGAGAAGAGCGGCGCATCTGTAATCGATGCTGCACTTAAACTTTACGCCGCTGAATGTTTTCAATTGGTTGCGTTCAATAATTTTTATGATGAGGAATACGTAACTAAGAAATTCGATTGGTCACGAGGTGAAGGAGTTGAAGGCTTCCCAAGTTTTAGCGATGCAGGTATCAAACTGATAGAAATCGGTAACTGGGGAGTCGATTTCGATTTTGTAAAAATCGCGAAATGA
- the orn gene encoding oligoribonuclease, producing the protein MSKEPYFLFGDIETGGFNDRLDSGQLGMEYYPIFEIALVVTDRELNQVGSALRVVVHQDETAISRSHQWAIDTHTKSGLLDEVRQSAWSLLDAEQQIIHHLRQMGIEAYNRETKQGVIFAGNSIMFDRSFILCQMPELHQFMHYRQLDISALALAAMAWAPELAKEAIAAKQYKHEALADIRESIAELKCYRQALFGGNANGL; encoded by the coding sequence ATGAGTAAAGAACCATATTTTTTATTCGGTGATATCGAAACTGGCGGTTTTAATGATCGCCTTGATAGCGGTCAGTTGGGTATGGAGTATTACCCAATTTTTGAAATTGCCTTAGTCGTTACCGATAGAGAGCTCAATCAGGTTGGCTCTGCGCTGAGAGTTGTGGTCCATCAAGATGAGACAGCAATTAGCCGATCACATCAATGGGCCATCGATACTCACACCAAGAGCGGCTTGCTTGATGAAGTACGTCAGTCTGCTTGGTCGTTACTTGATGCTGAACAGCAGATCATCCACCATCTTCGCCAAATGGGTATTGAGGCATATAACCGAGAAACCAAACAAGGGGTGATCTTCGCTGGTAACTCAATCATGTTTGACCGTTCGTTCATTCTTTGCCAAATGCCAGAGTTGCACCAGTTCATGCATTATCGTCAATTGGATATTTCAGCATTGGCACTCGCTGCCATGGCATGGGCGCCAGAACTAGCCAAAGAGGCGATAGCAGCCAAGCAATATAAGCATGAAGCGTTGGCAGATATCAGAGAATCAATCGCCGAGCTTAAGTGTTATCGCCAGGCACTGTTTGGAGGCAATGCTAATGGCCTGTGA
- a CDS encoding TIGR02642 family protein: MISIERLFELLSPRGVAIGAAVGGKGVFSKEDAMGVVAQVQGKYLVGVKVLEASICGDIDAENLLINALAKQYETDFRPVAATALAKLAVNEVCGSRVCTKCHGTKLNYHRNGECVHCCGTGKMLNTVEQLTKSFCDLSGTKITAEQFSQHFYDLYMSGVDTLHQHQADAERHAKRVLRLVAAEHEQVN; this comes from the coding sequence ATGATATCGATAGAGCGCTTATTTGAGTTGTTGTCGCCCCGCGGTGTTGCGATTGGCGCTGCAGTCGGTGGCAAAGGGGTTTTTAGTAAGGAGGATGCTATGGGTGTTGTCGCGCAGGTGCAGGGTAAGTATTTAGTCGGCGTTAAAGTATTAGAGGCCAGTATTTGCGGCGATATTGATGCCGAGAATTTGCTGATCAACGCCTTAGCCAAACAGTATGAAACCGACTTTAGGCCTGTTGCGGCGACTGCGTTGGCAAAGCTGGCCGTGAATGAGGTTTGTGGATCCCGCGTTTGCACTAAGTGCCATGGCACTAAGCTGAATTATCACCGTAATGGTGAGTGCGTGCATTGCTGCGGTACCGGAAAGATGTTGAACACGGTTGAGCAGCTGACTAAATCGTTTTGTGATTTAAGCGGTACCAAGATCACTGCAGAACAATTTAGCCAGCATTTTTATGATCTCTACATGAGCGGCGTCGACACGCTGCACCAGCATCAAGCTGATGCAGAACGCCATGCCAAAAGAGTATTGCGCTTAGTCGCTGCTGAACATGAGCAGGTTAATTAA
- a CDS encoding phage N-6-adenine-methyltransferase yields the protein MSVNSQYASALRELKTKQAHLLEEVGDQWRTPEDLFWGINAVFGPFDMDLFTDGDNAHCARYYTAEDNALTQDWTADLNGGKGFANPPYSRPCKDQDGNDMTGMITIMNKAKTERDQGAKLAFLIRGVPSETWWPELADHICFIKGRVGFKLPYWFIPANDKQKASSAGFAGAIAIFDKEWRGGPISYIHRDSLRAQGKKLLDMIEAAAEKKAATYITGTIETRPDTAEQGEPIIAPQVNAQIDIEEQIAKAPSSANIIWPIEVLTLVEQAFNTNPNTKTELRQQMLCERVNQRLLNNVLKHDIIAELNSMLTRCERVEDAA from the coding sequence ATGAGCGTCAACAGCCAATACGCCAGCGCCCTGCGCGAACTCAAAACCAAACAAGCCCACTTGCTTGAAGAAGTCGGTGATCAATGGCGCACACCCGAAGATTTGTTTTGGGGGATTAATGCTGTCTTTGGCCCATTCGATATGGACCTATTTACAGACGGAGATAACGCCCACTGTGCGCGCTACTACACCGCAGAAGATAACGCGCTCACCCAAGATTGGACGGCAGACCTAAACGGCGGCAAAGGCTTTGCCAACCCACCTTACTCTCGCCCATGTAAAGACCAAGATGGCAACGACATGACGGGCATGATCACCATCATGAACAAAGCCAAAACTGAGCGCGACCAAGGGGCAAAGCTGGCGTTCTTAATCCGTGGCGTTCCGTCCGAAACATGGTGGCCAGAACTGGCAGATCACATCTGTTTCATCAAAGGTCGTGTGGGTTTCAAACTACCTTATTGGTTTATACCAGCCAATGACAAACAAAAAGCCAGCAGTGCCGGCTTCGCGGGTGCGATTGCCATTTTTGATAAAGAGTGGCGCGGCGGTCCTATCAGCTACATTCACCGCGACAGCCTCCGCGCCCAAGGTAAAAAGCTGCTCGATATGATTGAAGCAGCAGCCGAGAAAAAAGCCGCAACCTACATCACTGGCACCATTGAAACGCGACCAGATACTGCCGAACAAGGCGAGCCAATCATTGCGCCTCAAGTCAATGCGCAGATTGATATCGAGGAACAGATAGCCAAAGCGCCAAGCTCAGCCAATATCATATGGCCGATTGAAGTGCTCACTTTAGTAGAGCAAGCATTCAATACTAACCCCAATACTAAAACCGAGTTGCGCCAGCAAATGCTATGCGAGCGAGTAAACCAGCGCTTACTCAATAACGTTCTTAAACACGACATTATCGCCGAGCTTAACAGCATGCTAACTCGTTGCGAGCGCGTGGAGGATGCAGCATGA
- a CDS encoding DNA cytosine methyltransferase — MRGLIVDNFAGGGGASTGMGWAIGRSVDIAINHDPDAIAMHSANHPDTLHYCESVFDIDPVQATAGKPVALAWFSPDCKHFSKAKGSKPVNKEIRGLAWVTVRWAMKVRPRVMMLENVEEFKTWGPLIQCPVTDAMHPCPERKGETFNAFVSMLSTGIDADHPALAECVETLGLLDTAKLIKGLGYKVEWRELRACDYGAPTIRKRLFMIARCDGQPIVWPEPTHGAPDSEAVKSGKLLPWRTAAECIDWSLPCKSIFGRKKPLAENTMKRIAKGIQRFVIDAKEPFIVPSDVQLAPFITEHANASSQRNMPVDEPLRTICAQVKGGHFAVVQPVLAAANICKHYGGNYTGPGDDLNNPLPTVTTVDHNALITSHMIKLRGTNIGFPMDEPAHTITAGGLHLGEVRAFFIKYYGNEQDGVACNEPLHTITTNDRFGLVMIKGEPYQIIDIGMRMLEPHELFACQGFTPDYIINNYNGKSTKKQQVARVGNSVPPQFAEALTRANLPDLRTQTAEAA; from the coding sequence ATGAGAGGCTTAATCGTAGATAACTTTGCAGGCGGCGGTGGTGCTTCAACTGGCATGGGCTGGGCAATCGGTCGCAGTGTTGATATTGCAATCAATCACGACCCTGACGCCATTGCGATGCACTCAGCTAATCACCCCGATACCCTGCACTATTGCGAGTCGGTATTTGATATCGACCCAGTGCAAGCGACGGCAGGTAAGCCGGTTGCACTGGCGTGGTTTTCACCTGACTGTAAACACTTCAGCAAAGCCAAAGGTAGCAAGCCAGTCAATAAAGAGATTCGCGGCTTAGCTTGGGTAACGGTTCGCTGGGCGATGAAGGTACGCCCTCGAGTGATGATGCTCGAAAACGTCGAAGAATTTAAAACGTGGGGGCCGTTAATTCAATGCCCGGTAACAGATGCAATGCACCCCTGCCCTGAGCGCAAAGGCGAAACCTTTAACGCCTTTGTCAGCATGTTAAGCACTGGCATAGATGCAGATCACCCCGCACTAGCCGAATGCGTTGAAACCTTAGGCTTGCTCGATACCGCTAAATTGATTAAAGGGCTGGGTTATAAGGTCGAGTGGCGCGAGCTACGGGCCTGTGACTACGGCGCACCGACAATCCGTAAGCGTCTATTCATGATCGCCCGTTGTGATGGTCAGCCAATTGTTTGGCCTGAGCCTACCCACGGCGCACCGGATAGCGAAGCGGTTAAATCGGGCAAGCTATTACCGTGGCGCACAGCCGCTGAATGCATCGACTGGTCACTGCCCTGCAAATCCATCTTTGGCCGCAAAAAGCCACTGGCTGAAAACACCATGAAGCGCATTGCTAAAGGTATTCAGCGCTTTGTGATTGATGCCAAAGAGCCGTTTATTGTGCCAAGTGATGTGCAGCTAGCGCCATTCATCACCGAACACGCTAACGCCAGCAGCCAACGCAATATGCCCGTTGATGAACCCTTGCGCACTATCTGCGCCCAAGTCAAAGGCGGTCACTTTGCAGTGGTGCAACCTGTGCTCGCTGCCGCCAATATCTGTAAGCATTACGGCGGTAACTATACGGGACCAGGTGATGACCTAAACAATCCTTTGCCGACAGTGACAACGGTTGACCACAACGCGCTGATCACCAGCCACATGATTAAATTGCGTGGTACTAACATCGGCTTTCCGATGGACGAACCAGCACACACAATCACCGCAGGCGGCTTACACCTTGGCGAAGTGCGCGCGTTCTTCATCAAATACTACGGCAACGAGCAAGACGGCGTGGCATGTAACGAACCACTGCACACCATCACCACCAATGACCGCTTTGGCCTAGTGATGATCAAGGGTGAACCCTATCAAATAATCGATATCGGTATGCGCATGTTAGAACCCCATGAGCTATTCGCCTGCCAAGGGTTTACCCCCGATTACATCATCAACAACTACAACGGCAAATCGACCAAAAAGCAGCAAGTCGCCCGAGTAGGTAACTCGGTACCGCCGCAATTTGCCGAAGCCCTCACCCGCGCAAATCTCCCCGATCTTCGCACACAAACCGCCGAAGCGGCATAG
- a CDS encoding superinfection immunity protein produces MFVLRMVILIALTGFSYGMGQTPANQLNEFGTFVSASFFLLAPVLYFYPMYEAYIHKQPNFFSIFALNLFLGWTLVGWVVALVWAVKSQDPIKTVTVNAPTAPTPPEQKKMKQCQYCAEDILLAAKKCKHCGSDLS; encoded by the coding sequence ATGTTTGTTTTAAGAATGGTCATCCTCATAGCTTTAACTGGCTTCAGTTATGGCATGGGCCAAACACCCGCTAATCAGCTTAATGAATTTGGAACATTTGTTTCCGCATCGTTTTTCCTACTAGCGCCAGTGCTTTACTTCTACCCCATGTATGAAGCCTATATACATAAGCAACCTAACTTCTTCTCCATCTTCGCCCTCAATCTGTTTTTAGGCTGGACCCTCGTCGGCTGGGTTGTTGCGCTGGTATGGGCAGTCAAAAGCCAAGACCCCATTAAAACCGTCACAGTCAATGCACCTACTGCACCCACACCACCTGAACAAAAAAAGATGAAGCAATGCCAGTATTGTGCTGAAGACATTTTACTCGCAGCAAAAAAGTGTAAACACTGCGGCAGTGATTTAAGCTAA
- a CDS encoding Cro/CI family transcriptional regulator yields MKKTDAINYFGSSIKLAEALGLNKSAVSQWGEEVPELRAFQLERLTGGELKVHADKAIESNSSSQVA; encoded by the coding sequence ATGAAAAAAACTGACGCGATTAATTACTTCGGCTCAAGCATCAAACTTGCTGAAGCCTTGGGACTTAATAAGTCTGCTGTTTCTCAGTGGGGCGAAGAAGTTCCTGAGCTTCGTGCCTTTCAGCTTGAGCGCTTAACCGGTGGTGAATTGAAGGTTCATGCTGATAAAGCCATTGAATCCAATTCATCGTCTCAGGTTGCCTAG
- a CDS encoding helix-turn-helix transcriptional regulator — MMIKGYWCTKDITERFRCTSRTIYRWMQKPQHPFPKPRMLAAGSQNLWAIDDVEAWETQAANHQTNNSQAA; from the coding sequence ATGATGATTAAAGGTTACTGGTGTACAAAAGACATCACCGAGCGGTTTAGATGCACTAGCCGCACAATTTACCGCTGGATGCAAAAACCACAGCATCCATTTCCAAAACCACGGATGCTAGCAGCAGGCAGTCAAAACTTGTGGGCCATCGATGATGTAGAAGCGTGGGAGACTCAAGCAGCAAACCACCAAACAAATAACAGCCAAGCCGCTTAA
- a CDS encoding DUF4406 domain-containing protein has protein sequence MIATYIAGPISGNVETNKLAFFSAAEELAATGRVVLHSAGLPVGLTEPQYMDICYAMIRACSEIVMLPGWRKSDGATAEYYYAKKIGLRIVLVPTGIEIGMSLVC, from the coding sequence GTGATTGCCACCTATATCGCGGGGCCAATAAGTGGCAATGTCGAGACCAATAAGCTGGCGTTCTTTAGCGCAGCAGAGGAACTGGCCGCAACGGGTAGAGTAGTGTTGCACTCTGCAGGGTTGCCAGTTGGGCTCACTGAACCCCAGTACATGGATATTTGTTACGCCATGATTCGCGCCTGCAGTGAGATAGTGATGTTGCCCGGTTGGCGCAAATCAGATGGCGCCACCGCCGAGTATTACTACGCCAAGAAGATTGGGCTGAGGATTGTGTTAGTTCCAACTGGAATAGAAATAGGGATGAGTTTAGTTTGTTGA
- a CDS encoding phage regulatory CII family protein: MSKLTLKRHSLSCTDPLYAAHALGHDYGVDKLAKDLFQQPGVMYNKLNPDNDSNHLYLRDAIHLTELADDDRIISAWCHSRGGVFVKLPAAVNCDEELSDQLLMISEQMGIALAEIRDSRADGVITPDEFERISRELTNTVREVLSLKAVVSSQVRELPDFEERQLAGVIHTTKLSDPLIGSETLTKERTA; this comes from the coding sequence ATGAGTAAACTCACATTAAAGCGCCATAGTCTCTCATGTACCGATCCACTCTATGCCGCCCATGCGCTTGGGCACGATTACGGTGTAGATAAGCTAGCGAAGGATTTATTCCAGCAGCCCGGTGTGATGTACAACAAGCTCAACCCTGATAACGACAGCAATCACTTGTACTTACGTGATGCGATTCATCTAACTGAGTTGGCCGATGACGACCGTATTATTTCGGCGTGGTGCCATAGCCGTGGTGGCGTGTTCGTTAAGCTGCCTGCCGCGGTTAACTGTGATGAAGAGTTGAGCGATCAGCTGTTAATGATTAGCGAGCAGATGGGTATTGCACTGGCTGAAATCCGCGACTCCCGCGCTGATGGGGTGATCACCCCTGACGAGTTTGAACGTATCAGCCGCGAGCTGACCAACACAGTACGTGAAGTGTTGTCACTGAAAGCCGTGGTAAGCAGCCAAGTGCGGGAATTGCCTGATTTTGAAGAAAGGCAACTTGCTGGTGTGATTCACACGACCAAGCTTAGCGATCCTCTAATAGGGTCAGAAACCCTAACTAAAGAGCGCACAGCATGA